One Vigna unguiculata cultivar IT97K-499-35 chromosome 7, ASM411807v1, whole genome shotgun sequence genomic region harbors:
- the LOC114190407 gene encoding uncharacterized protein LOC114190407 isoform X2, whose protein sequence is MEDVEWRRLADTFTYSTLKLGEALYDGKSDRNSRKSTRVIAGLIHTFHLLALNKNAYRQQCVHDESKISGYRPILETMFLIGRSSFQK, encoded by the exons ATGGAAGACGTGGAGTGGCGTCGTTTAGCCGATACTTTTACTTATTCAACTCTTAAAT TGGGAGAAGCCTTGTATGATGGAAAGAGTGACAGAAATAGCAGGAAGAGCACAAGGGTTATAGCTGGTCTCATTCACACTTTTCATCTTCTTGCTCTCAACAAAAATGCTTATAGACAACAG TGTGTTCACGATGAATCCAAAATCTCAGGCTACAGACCGATTTTGGAAACCATGTTTCTAATTGGTCGATCATCGTTTCAAAAGT GA
- the LOC114190407 gene encoding uncharacterized protein LOC114190407 isoform X1 — protein sequence MEDVEWRRLADTFTYSTLKLGEALYDGKSDRNSRKSTRVIAGLIHTFHLLALNKNAYRQQCVHDESKISGYRPILETMFLIGRSSFQKCNVVPLNFVLLYL from the exons ATGGAAGACGTGGAGTGGCGTCGTTTAGCCGATACTTTTACTTATTCAACTCTTAAAT TGGGAGAAGCCTTGTATGATGGAAAGAGTGACAGAAATAGCAGGAAGAGCACAAGGGTTATAGCTGGTCTCATTCACACTTTTCATCTTCTTGCTCTCAACAAAAATGCTTATAGACAACAG TGTGTTCACGATGAATCCAAAATCTCAGGCTACAGACCGATTTTGGAAACCATGTTTCTAATTGGTCGATCATCGTTTCAAAAGTGTAATGTAGTCCCTTTGAATTTCGTCTTGCTTTATCTCTGA
- the LOC114190407 gene encoding uncharacterized protein LOC114190407 isoform X3 — translation MVGEALYDGKSDRNSRKSTRVIAGLIHTFHLLALNKNAYRQQCVHDESKISGYRPILETMFLIGRSSFQKCNVVPLNFVLLYL, via the exons ATGG TGGGAGAAGCCTTGTATGATGGAAAGAGTGACAGAAATAGCAGGAAGAGCACAAGGGTTATAGCTGGTCTCATTCACACTTTTCATCTTCTTGCTCTCAACAAAAATGCTTATAGACAACAG TGTGTTCACGATGAATCCAAAATCTCAGGCTACAGACCGATTTTGGAAACCATGTTTCTAATTGGTCGATCATCGTTTCAAAAGTGTAATGTAGTCCCTTTGAATTTCGTCTTGCTTTATCTCTGA